The proteins below come from a single Gimesia alba genomic window:
- a CDS encoding YHYH protein, producing MNFFDGIKPTTDCEAALKIRLLTLCSLVLCGSAAPLSAFPPPGFGPPSSGPLPKSQIQITVKDGYRYISSNGIPDHQPGRFPNRNNPNTIRPQRYQFRVPAEPKIARNTTANSHSPFGIAINGVVFDAETAEFWNRDRRSGWNYEAKSGKINLGLDQSNAHVQPTGSYHYHGLPTGLISNLNKSKAVTLIGVAADGFPIYGQYGYTDAKDASSEVRKMKSSYRIKKGTRPNGPRGKYDGTFVADYEYVEGAGDLDECNGRFGVTPEYPDGIYHYYIIEEFPFIPRYFRGTPDSSFQRRGPRPGGRGPGRGGFGPPGQSRQRGGFGRSQ from the coding sequence GTGAATTTTTTTGACGGGATCAAACCAACAACAGATTGTGAGGCTGCTTTGAAAATTCGACTGCTGACACTCTGTTCTCTCGTTCTGTGTGGGAGTGCTGCACCACTGTCGGCATTTCCCCCGCCGGGATTTGGTCCTCCCTCTTCCGGCCCTCTGCCAAAGAGTCAGATACAGATTACCGTGAAAGACGGTTATCGCTATATCAGTTCGAACGGGATTCCCGATCATCAACCGGGGCGATTTCCGAATCGAAATAATCCGAATACCATCCGGCCGCAGCGTTACCAGTTCCGGGTTCCCGCTGAACCGAAAATAGCCCGCAACACCACCGCCAATTCTCATTCACCGTTTGGCATTGCGATCAACGGGGTCGTGTTCGATGCAGAGACAGCGGAGTTCTGGAACCGCGATCGTCGCTCCGGCTGGAACTATGAAGCCAAGTCCGGAAAGATCAATCTGGGACTCGATCAGAGTAATGCGCATGTTCAACCCACGGGCAGTTACCACTATCACGGCTTACCGACTGGTCTGATTTCGAATTTGAATAAAAGCAAAGCGGTGACACTGATCGGCGTCGCCGCAGACGGATTTCCGATCTATGGGCAGTATGGCTACACGGATGCGAAAGATGCTTCAAGTGAAGTACGAAAAATGAAATCCAGCTATCGAATCAAAAAAGGGACTCGCCCGAATGGTCCTCGCGGAAAATACGACGGCACCTTCGTGGCCGATTACGAGTACGTGGAAGGTGCCGGCGATCTGGATGAATGCAACGGCCGATTCGGTGTGACACCTGAATATCCCGATGGCATTTACCATTATTACATTATCGAAGAGTTTCCGTTTATTCCCCGCTATTTTCGCGGAACTCCCGACAGCAGTTTCCAGAGACGTGGTCCTAGACCGGGGGGGCGTGGCCCCGGACGCGGCGGTTTTGGTCCACCAGGACAAAGTAGACAGCGAGGTGGTTTCGGCCGTAGTCAATAA
- the lgt gene encoding prolipoprotein diacylglyceryl transferase, protein MYSVIAHLSWDINRILFEFGPIKIRYYGLFFTAGFICGYLLLRWMYRTENKNVDDVDSLLIYMVIGTIVGARLGHCLFYHPAYFFEKPIRFLEIWKGGLASHGAAVGITISAWLYSRKHKDQSLLWLMDRLAIPVALAGFFIRIGNFFNSEILGRASDVPWAVIFVNGLELDKEAQMTPRHPVMLYESLCYGCIFLILYLLYRKYRAATPGGLLVGLFFVLVFTARFVLEFFKLRQAEFAQGLPLSVGQMLSIPLVIAGVLLLIYRRPVASTESIAAPEKKK, encoded by the coding sequence GTGTATTCAGTGATCGCCCATCTGTCGTGGGACATTAACCGTATCCTGTTTGAATTCGGCCCGATTAAGATCCGTTATTACGGTCTCTTTTTCACCGCCGGTTTCATCTGCGGCTATCTTCTGCTCCGCTGGATGTATCGCACGGAAAACAAAAACGTCGACGATGTCGATTCGCTGCTGATCTATATGGTGATCGGAACGATTGTCGGTGCCCGGTTAGGACATTGCCTGTTTTATCATCCCGCTTACTTTTTTGAGAAACCAATTCGCTTTCTGGAAATCTGGAAAGGCGGCCTGGCCAGTCACGGTGCCGCCGTCGGCATTACCATTTCCGCCTGGCTCTACTCACGGAAACACAAGGATCAATCCCTGTTGTGGCTGATGGATCGTTTAGCGATTCCCGTCGCACTGGCCGGCTTTTTCATCCGCATCGGCAACTTTTTCAATTCCGAAATTCTGGGACGCGCTTCCGATGTTCCCTGGGCGGTGATCTTTGTGAATGGTCTGGAACTCGACAAAGAAGCTCAGATGACGCCCCGGCATCCGGTGATGCTGTATGAATCACTCTGCTACGGCTGCATTTTTCTCATTCTCTATCTGCTCTACCGCAAGTATCGTGCGGCAACCCCTGGCGGCTTACTGGTTGGTCTGTTCTTTGTTCTGGTCTTTACCGCCCGCTTTGTGCTGGAATTCTTCAAGCTGCGACAAGCCGAATTTGCACAAGGGTTACCCCTCAGCGTCGGGCAGATGCTCAGTATTCCGCTGGTCATCGCCGGTGTTCTCCTGCTGATTTATCGCAGACCTGTCGCATCGACAGAGAGTATCGCGGCCCCCGAAAAAAAGAAATAA
- a CDS encoding DUF1552 domain-containing protein, which translates to MTQLLKRRTFLKGIGTTMALPLLEIMQPHSSLVSAAAATAGKAPVRTAFIFFPNGVIGPSWMPKTTGSGYELPKSLRPLESLKSDINVISGLAQINGRALGDGAGDHARSAGVYLTSSHPTKTSGADIKAGISVDQVAAQQVGHQTRLPSLELGLVRGRNAGQCDSGYSCAYSSNISWRTPSTPTAKEIVPKLAFERLFGGGAEREKQRARHMKDRQSILDLVKHDADQLKKQLGKSDKRKIDEYFSSVREIEQRIERSTQHEKIKPPEMQLPAGIPSDLEEHIHLMYDLLVLAFQTDTTRIATFMVGNAGSNRTYPMVGVNSGHHELSHHRNDEKKMADIQKIDEYLTSQFAYFLNRLQSTPEGNSNLLDNSMICYGSALGDGNRHTHHDLPIILAGKGGGTIKTGYHHQLPSETPLSNLFVSMLDRAGAPVQSFGDSTGRLTVIDS; encoded by the coding sequence ATGACACAGCTTCTGAAACGTCGTACCTTTCTCAAAGGAATCGGAACCACAATGGCGCTGCCATTGCTGGAGATCATGCAGCCCCATTCCAGTCTGGTCTCGGCTGCAGCCGCCACCGCCGGAAAAGCTCCTGTGAGAACCGCGTTCATCTTTTTCCCCAATGGAGTCATTGGCCCTTCGTGGATGCCAAAGACCACCGGAAGCGGCTATGAATTACCCAAATCCCTGAGGCCGCTTGAAAGTCTGAAATCGGACATCAACGTGATCTCGGGATTGGCTCAAATCAATGGACGTGCTCTAGGCGACGGTGCCGGCGATCATGCTCGCAGTGCTGGGGTGTATCTCACCAGCTCCCACCCGACCAAAACCAGTGGTGCCGACATCAAAGCCGGCATCTCGGTCGACCAGGTGGCTGCACAACAGGTCGGACACCAGACTCGACTTCCATCTCTGGAGCTGGGTCTGGTTCGCGGACGTAATGCAGGCCAATGTGACTCCGGTTACAGTTGTGCTTACTCATCCAATATTTCCTGGCGAACACCTTCGACTCCGACGGCAAAAGAAATTGTACCGAAACTGGCATTCGAACGTTTGTTCGGTGGTGGTGCGGAACGAGAAAAACAGCGTGCCCGTCATATGAAAGATCGCCAGAGTATTCTGGATCTGGTCAAGCATGACGCCGATCAGCTGAAAAAACAGCTTGGCAAAAGTGACAAACGCAAGATCGACGAATATTTTTCCAGTGTCCGTGAGATTGAACAGCGAATCGAACGCAGTACGCAACACGAAAAAATTAAGCCACCTGAAATGCAACTGCCCGCTGGTATTCCCAGTGATCTGGAGGAACATATCCATCTGATGTATGACCTGCTGGTTCTCGCATTCCAGACGGATACAACACGCATTGCAACCTTCATGGTTGGCAATGCCGGCAGTAACCGCACCTACCCGATGGTGGGCGTGAATTCGGGACATCACGAATTGTCTCACCACCGCAACGATGAAAAGAAAATGGCCGATATTCAGAAGATTGATGAATATCTGACGAGCCAGTTTGCTTACTTCCTGAATCGCCTGCAATCAACGCCGGAAGGGAACAGTAATCTACTGGACAATTCCATGATCTGTTACGGTAGTGCACTCGGCGATGGAAATCGTCATACACACCATGATCTGCCGATCATACTGGCGGGTAAAGGTGGCGGTACGATTAAGACCGGCTACCATCATCAATTACCAAGCGAAACGCCACTGAGCAATCTGTTTGTCTCAATGCTTGATCGTGCAGGTGCTCCCGTGCAATCGTTTGGTGACAGCACAGGTCGTCTGACAGTCATCGACTCGTAG
- a CDS encoding tripartite tricarboxylate transporter permease, with protein sequence MESFITALQNLASPEVLLVIFLSAVYGLFVGSIPGLTATMAVALLIPLTFYLDNLTAIATIVTLEACSIFAGDIPTTLVRIPGTPSSAAYTDDAYSLTRQGLHETSLGVSLVFSVAGGLFGALILILAAPLLAKIAFQFTTYEYFWLYVLGLSCAAIVSTGSRLKGALALMIGLMFSTVGLSEVHSVPRFTFGFDELFTGINFIPAMIGLFGLSEVFRNCLTSKTDEVAEKLESAHIKEDDHSLWKHLKPVFGGVLPQLWKRKFSWFRSSCIGSTIGMIPGAGADIAAWISYAVSKKFSKTPEEYGKGSLDAVGDATSANNSALAGAWIPALVLGIPGDSVTAIVIGVLLMKNITPGPAIFENPDQLVLVHGIYLTFIVANLLLIPLGFLAIRSGAQLVRVPRRILMPLILMFCVVGSYSINGSYFDVWVMLGMGILGFFLEVFAIPLGPVVLGIILGSQLEQSFVQNLTKDDSFLSFFNRPISAGLGIFCIALWLYPLLMPLLRKKEQVAN encoded by the coding sequence ATGGAATCATTCATTACCGCGTTACAGAATCTGGCATCTCCCGAGGTGCTGCTGGTGATTTTCCTCTCAGCCGTCTACGGCTTGTTTGTTGGTTCCATTCCCGGATTGACGGCGACCATGGCGGTCGCTCTGTTAATCCCGCTCACATTTTATCTGGACAATCTCACCGCGATCGCTACGATCGTGACTCTTGAAGCCTGCAGTATTTTTGCCGGCGATATACCGACAACGCTGGTCCGCATACCGGGGACTCCGTCGTCGGCAGCATATACCGACGATGCGTATTCCCTCACCCGGCAAGGTCTGCATGAAACCTCTCTGGGAGTCTCGCTGGTCTTCAGCGTGGCGGGCGGCCTGTTCGGTGCTCTGATTCTCATTCTCGCGGCGCCTCTCCTGGCAAAAATTGCGTTTCAGTTTACGACGTACGAATACTTCTGGTTGTATGTACTGGGCTTGAGCTGTGCGGCCATCGTTTCCACAGGCTCGCGACTCAAAGGTGCCCTGGCACTGATGATCGGGCTGATGTTTTCCACCGTCGGCCTGAGTGAAGTCCACAGCGTTCCCCGGTTTACATTTGGCTTTGATGAACTCTTTACCGGCATCAATTTCATTCCTGCCATGATTGGTCTGTTCGGCCTTTCAGAAGTCTTTCGAAATTGCCTGACCTCCAAAACCGACGAAGTAGCCGAAAAACTGGAATCAGCACATATCAAGGAAGACGACCATTCTCTGTGGAAACATTTAAAGCCCGTCTTCGGCGGCGTTCTACCCCAGCTCTGGAAACGCAAATTCAGCTGGTTTCGTTCCAGCTGCATTGGCTCTACCATCGGCATGATTCCCGGCGCCGGTGCCGACATTGCTGCCTGGATCTCATACGCGGTCTCCAAAAAATTCTCCAAGACCCCCGAAGAATACGGCAAAGGATCGCTCGACGCCGTCGGCGATGCCACCAGTGCGAATAATTCCGCACTCGCGGGTGCCTGGATTCCCGCTCTGGTTCTGGGAATTCCCGGCGACTCGGTTACGGCGATTGTGATTGGTGTGCTGCTCATGAAAAATATTACTCCCGGCCCCGCGATCTTTGAAAACCCCGATCAACTTGTGCTCGTGCATGGCATCTATCTCACCTTTATTGTCGCGAATCTGTTGCTCATCCCGCTCGGCTTTCTGGCAATTCGCAGCGGCGCCCAACTCGTACGCGTTCCCCGCCGTATTTTGATGCCTTTGATTCTGATGTTCTGTGTCGTGGGCTCCTATTCCATTAACGGCAGTTACTTCGATGTCTGGGTCATGCTCGGCATGGGCATCTTAGGATTCTTTCTTGAAGTCTTCGCGATCCCGCTCGGACCCGTGGTACTCGGCATCATCCTCGGCAGCCAGTTAGAACAATCCTTCGTACAGAACCTGACCAAGGATGACAGTTTCCTTTCCTTCTTCAATCGTCCGATTTCCGCAGGCCTCGGCATTTTCTGTATCGCACTCTGGCTCTATCCATTATTGATGCCTCTCTTGAGGAAAAAAGAACAGGTCGCCAATTAA
- a CDS encoding RNA polymerase sigma factor, whose protein sequence is MALTDIDKNLLKRCLAEEPGAWKDFVDRFIGLFTHVIHHTAHARSIRVTDNDVEDLLSEVFLVLLANDYRVLRNFRGNSSLATYLTVVSRRVVVKKMVERRMAEALGHVSTKSKLESISEETRHQQALEDQEEIQNMIKQLPPADAQIVEQYHLQGKSYQQISSELDIPENSIGPTLSRARNRMREDKSKTRTL, encoded by the coding sequence GTGGCTCTCACGGATATTGATAAAAATTTGCTCAAACGCTGTCTGGCGGAAGAGCCGGGTGCATGGAAGGATTTCGTTGACCGGTTTATCGGCCTGTTCACGCATGTAATTCATCACACTGCCCATGCCCGCAGTATTCGTGTCACCGACAACGATGTCGAAGATCTGCTCTCAGAAGTCTTTCTGGTTCTGTTGGCGAATGACTACCGCGTCCTGCGAAACTTTCGGGGTAACAGTTCACTGGCGACCTACCTCACGGTCGTCTCTCGTCGTGTTGTGGTAAAAAAAATGGTGGAACGCCGGATGGCTGAAGCATTGGGGCATGTTTCCACCAAATCCAAACTGGAATCAATCTCTGAAGAAACGCGGCATCAACAGGCGCTGGAAGATCAGGAAGAGATCCAGAACATGATCAAGCAACTGCCGCCCGCAGATGCACAGATTGTGGAGCAATACCATCTGCAGGGAAAGTCCTACCAGCAGATCAGTAGCGAATTGGATATCCCCGAGAATTCGATCGGGCCGACACTCTCACGGGCACGTAACCGTATGCGTGAAGACAAATCCAAAACGCGTACGCTCTAA
- a CDS encoding tripartite tricarboxylate transporter substrate-binding protein gives MNQNALTNTTVRYWPLLLCLMLFSGCASESVDDYPDRPITIICPWSVGGATDRTSRQVAVFLEQELGVPVNVINATGGRGVTGHSRGLNARPDGYTLAVITGELNMLHWQDLTSLTYQDAVPIISLVDGAAAVFVKDDSPFHSMQELQDYVKQNPGKLTATGTASGGIWHLALAGWLDFSGLNADDIKWIPMNGAGPSLQELASGGVDLVCCSLPEAKTLFESGQVRCLGVMTEEPLAEFKDVPTFKSQGMDWSISGWNGLALPLDTPQPIVEKISSAMKKITSGEAVVQDKTFPEFMQAAGLSTRYRADDEFAGFLKSNDQTLGKLLTSDAFRQMSSRGTGPLVFPAMLAVASCFILVCLAVQKKVHALAPDVSSETVTSQGIVNTILVLLGIVAYLLFAEKLGFILTAGAILFLLLWKFGTRWWMSALIVVCFVPGIYTLFAQLLRVPLPRGLLGW, from the coding sequence ATGAATCAAAACGCGCTCACTAACACGACAGTTCGATATTGGCCGCTCCTGCTCTGTCTGATGTTATTCAGCGGCTGTGCCTCCGAATCGGTAGACGATTATCCCGATCGTCCCATCACCATCATCTGTCCCTGGTCGGTTGGCGGAGCAACGGATCGTACCTCCCGGCAGGTCGCGGTCTTTCTCGAACAGGAACTCGGGGTTCCCGTCAATGTGATCAATGCAACAGGCGGGCGAGGAGTCACCGGTCACAGTCGTGGCTTGAATGCCCGTCCCGACGGCTACACGCTGGCGGTAATCACCGGCGAATTAAACATGCTGCACTGGCAAGACCTGACCTCGCTGACGTATCAGGATGCGGTTCCGATTATCTCGCTCGTTGATGGAGCGGCGGCCGTTTTTGTCAAAGACGATTCTCCTTTTCACAGCATGCAGGAACTTCAGGACTACGTTAAACAGAACCCCGGAAAATTAACCGCGACCGGAACCGCCAGTGGCGGGATCTGGCACCTGGCTCTGGCGGGCTGGCTCGATTTCAGCGGGTTGAATGCCGACGATATCAAATGGATTCCCATGAACGGCGCAGGGCCCTCTTTACAGGAACTGGCCAGTGGCGGAGTCGATCTGGTCTGCTGCAGTCTGCCCGAAGCGAAAACACTGTTTGAATCGGGGCAGGTTCGTTGCCTGGGCGTGATGACCGAAGAACCATTGGCGGAATTCAAAGATGTCCCCACCTTTAAGTCGCAAGGCATGGACTGGTCGATCTCAGGCTGGAACGGCCTGGCACTTCCGTTGGATACACCTCAGCCCATTGTTGAGAAAATATCCAGCGCGATGAAAAAAATCACCAGCGGCGAAGCCGTCGTGCAAGACAAAACGTTTCCCGAATTCATGCAGGCCGCCGGGTTAAGTACCCGCTACCGCGCTGATGATGAATTCGCCGGCTTTCTGAAATCGAATGATCAAACACTGGGAAAACTTTTAACAAGCGACGCCTTCAGGCAGATGTCTTCTCGAGGCACCGGGCCGCTCGTCTTTCCGGCGATGCTCGCTGTTGCCAGTTGTTTCATTTTAGTCTGTCTGGCCGTCCAGAAAAAAGTCCACGCCCTGGCGCCGGATGTTTCCAGTGAGACCGTCACCTCTCAGGGAATTGTAAATACCATTCTCGTCCTCCTTGGAATCGTGGCCTACTTATTGTTTGCAGAAAAACTGGGTTTCATTCTGACAGCCGGCGCCATTCTGTTCCTGCTGTTGTGGAAATTTGGCACTCGCTGGTGGATGAGCGCGTTGATCGTCGTCTGTTTCGTTCCCGGCATATATACCCTGTTCGCCCAGCTCCTGCGTGTCCCGCTGCCGCGAGGTTTATTGGGCTGGTAA
- a CDS encoding DUF1592 domain-containing protein, whose product MRMIETTFHFLPRTLSRGIFYSLGCLLLLTNPALTNAELSSVEKSEKQFQSNVKQFITKYCLDCHTGDEAEAGLSLEKYNTRSSILEQREAWGKIVKRIQIQSMPPKDAGTLPTDKEREDVLAWFDDALYGVDCSGDVNPGRVTIRRLNRNEYNNTIRDLVGIDFQPAKNFPSDDVGYGFDNIGDVLSLPPLLMEKYLDAAEQISEKAIFANTPESYPWTKIPEKSFKKEGAVNISKRSAGFHSRGTILGTINLKQAGQYEFRIVAGQTPAGKDPAKMEVKLDGKLLKTFDVKANRSVPKTFTFPKAISLPKGKHVLSISFLNDFYDPKGPPKKRDRNLYVFDVAYKGPLGQLPSDLPKSHNEIITCTPDSRRSVRYCAEKILRDFGTRAFRRPVSRDEVKPVVELVEATVKSGRTFEQGIQVGVQAILVSPHFLFRIEGIQNPGGSGDVQNVAQYEIASRLSYFLWSSMPDERLFSLAAQGRLTDPRTLQVEVKRMLADPKSEAFVENFAGQWLNLRNLEELTPDPRKFRGFSTQLKEDMRHETEEFFAHIMKEDRSVIEFINADYTFMNERLAKFYGNKEVKGEEFQKVKLDKTRRAGLITQASILTLTSNPGRTSPVKRGKWIMENILGTPPPTPPPNVPELEESASAKPNATLREQLALHRKIPGCAACHDQMDPLGLGFENFDAIGRWRDKEGRNKIDSSGLLPSGESFNGPIELITILEQQKQGFCRSLTEKMLTYAIGRGVEFYDKCAIDEITANFTAKGYRFSALVTEIVLSDPFLKTSKRSSK is encoded by the coding sequence ATGCGAATGATCGAGACCACTTTCCATTTCTTGCCACGAACACTTTCCCGGGGAATTTTCTATTCTCTGGGCTGTCTGCTGTTATTGACCAACCCCGCTTTGACGAACGCAGAGCTGTCGAGTGTTGAGAAATCGGAAAAACAGTTTCAATCAAATGTCAAACAATTTATCACGAAATACTGTCTCGACTGCCATACGGGTGATGAAGCAGAAGCCGGCCTGTCGCTGGAGAAATACAATACCCGATCCAGCATTCTGGAACAGCGGGAAGCCTGGGGAAAAATTGTCAAACGCATTCAGATTCAATCGATGCCCCCGAAAGACGCCGGAACTCTGCCGACCGATAAAGAACGGGAAGATGTTCTGGCCTGGTTTGACGATGCCTTATACGGAGTCGACTGTTCGGGCGATGTAAACCCTGGTCGGGTTACGATCCGGCGATTGAATCGTAATGAATACAACAACACAATCCGCGACCTGGTCGGCATTGATTTTCAGCCTGCGAAAAACTTTCCCTCCGATGATGTCGGTTACGGTTTTGACAACATTGGTGATGTCCTGTCATTGCCGCCACTGTTGATGGAAAAGTATCTGGATGCTGCGGAACAGATTTCAGAGAAGGCCATTTTTGCAAACACTCCTGAGAGTTATCCCTGGACGAAGATCCCGGAGAAAAGCTTTAAGAAAGAGGGGGCCGTCAATATCAGTAAACGCAGCGCCGGTTTTCACTCGCGCGGCACGATCCTGGGAACGATCAATCTGAAACAGGCGGGCCAATATGAATTTCGGATTGTTGCCGGCCAAACTCCGGCGGGTAAAGATCCAGCGAAGATGGAAGTCAAGCTGGATGGAAAACTACTGAAAACATTTGATGTCAAAGCAAACAGAAGCGTTCCCAAAACCTTTACTTTCCCCAAGGCGATTTCACTGCCGAAAGGGAAGCACGTCCTTTCGATCTCCTTTTTGAACGACTTTTACGATCCCAAAGGACCGCCGAAAAAACGAGACCGCAACCTGTATGTGTTCGACGTAGCATATAAAGGACCACTGGGCCAGCTTCCCTCTGATCTTCCGAAATCACACAATGAAATCATCACCTGTACTCCCGACAGTCGGCGATCAGTTCGTTATTGTGCAGAGAAGATTTTACGAGACTTTGGGACACGGGCTTTCCGTCGCCCCGTCAGCCGTGATGAAGTCAAACCTGTCGTCGAGCTGGTCGAAGCGACGGTGAAATCAGGCAGAACGTTCGAGCAGGGAATCCAGGTGGGAGTCCAGGCGATTCTGGTCTCGCCTCACTTCCTGTTCCGCATTGAAGGCATTCAGAATCCTGGCGGCAGCGGTGACGTGCAGAATGTCGCCCAGTACGAAATTGCATCGCGGCTGTCTTACTTTTTGTGGAGCAGCATGCCGGACGAAAGACTGTTCAGTCTGGCAGCACAAGGGCGGCTCACCGATCCACGCACCTTGCAGGTAGAAGTCAAACGCATGCTGGCAGATCCCAAGTCGGAAGCATTCGTCGAGAACTTTGCCGGTCAGTGGCTGAATCTGCGTAACCTGGAAGAGTTGACTCCCGATCCTCGCAAGTTCCGCGGCTTCAGTACGCAGTTGAAAGAAGACATGCGACATGAAACGGAAGAATTCTTTGCTCACATCATGAAAGAAGATCGGAGCGTGATCGAATTCATCAACGCCGATTACACTTTTATGAATGAACGGCTGGCAAAATTTTATGGTAACAAAGAAGTCAAAGGGGAAGAATTTCAGAAGGTCAAACTCGATAAGACGAGACGGGCAGGACTGATTACCCAGGCCAGTATCCTGACACTGACTTCGAACCCTGGACGGACTTCTCCGGTAAAACGGGGAAAATGGATTATGGAAAATATTCTGGGAACGCCCCCCCCTACACCTCCACCGAATGTGCCTGAGCTGGAAGAATCAGCCAGTGCGAAGCCCAATGCAACATTACGGGAGCAGCTGGCGTTACACCGAAAAATTCCTGGTTGTGCTGCTTGTCATGATCAAATGGACCCCCTGGGGCTGGGATTTGAAAATTTCGATGCCATCGGGCGCTGGAGAGATAAAGAAGGCCGGAATAAAATTGATTCATCGGGTCTGTTGCCCAGTGGTGAGTCTTTCAACGGACCGATCGAATTAATTACAATTCTGGAACAGCAGAAACAGGGATTCTGCCGATCTTTAACAGAGAAGATGCTGACTTATGCCATTGGTCGTGGAGTAGAGTTCTACGACAAATGTGCCATTGATGAAATCACCGCGAACTTTACCGCCAAGGGATATCGCTTTTCGGCGCTCGTCACCGAAATCGTACTCAGCGATCCTTTCCTGAAAACGTCAAAGAGGTCCTCAAAATGA